One genomic window of Sphingomonas ginsengisoli An et al. 2013 includes the following:
- a CDS encoding type I secretion system permease/ATPase, which produces MKIEMNEAIGRALKACKRHFGYALFFSALANLLYLVPMIYMLQVYERVVPTRGGATLLLLTLMLLFALLTLSSLDVIRSRLLVRAGVRLDRLLSGAIFDATLARSDPGGQRLSRQAVREFDTLRQALTGPAIIAVLDAPWMPVYVFVAFLLSPWLGVLALVGAAIVIALAWLNEQVTRDRLQRANEAAGRAYADFETIVGSADVVRALGMREAMVASHLSQRSTMMRLQTDASMAASGVTTASKTFRQLLQSLALGIGALLAIDGKISPGAIFAGSLIVGRALSPIDQLVGNWRTILSARGAWRTLNRLLDETPPEFAHTQLPRPAGRLEVEQLHVFSPTREPILNNISFEIPAGEVVAIVGPSGAGKSTLVRALAGAVSTEHGVIRFDGADQRNWDPERLAEHVGFMPQEAALFSGTIKENIARFRNRLGEDRGLIDTDVIAAATAAGAHDLIQRLPGGYDTMLGLGGQGLSAGQSQRVALARALFRGPAVLILDEPNSNLDAEGDHELARCLELAKNNGTTVILVAHRMSMLPIVDRLMVIQAGRLAAYGPRDEVLAKIAPPRQPIAAQQKGAAS; this is translated from the coding sequence ATGAAGATCGAGATGAATGAGGCGATCGGCCGCGCGCTCAAGGCGTGCAAGCGTCACTTCGGCTATGCGCTGTTCTTCAGCGCGCTCGCCAACCTGCTCTACCTCGTGCCCATGATCTACATGCTGCAGGTCTACGAGCGGGTGGTGCCGACCCGCGGCGGGGCCACCCTGCTGCTGCTGACCCTGATGCTGCTGTTTGCTTTGCTGACGCTGTCGTCGCTGGACGTGATCCGCTCGCGGCTGCTGGTGCGCGCGGGGGTGCGGCTCGACCGGCTGCTGTCGGGGGCGATCTTCGACGCGACGCTGGCACGCTCCGATCCAGGCGGGCAGCGTCTATCGCGCCAAGCGGTGCGGGAATTCGACACGTTGCGCCAGGCGCTGACCGGCCCGGCGATCATCGCCGTGCTCGATGCCCCATGGATGCCGGTCTATGTGTTCGTGGCCTTCCTGCTCAGCCCGTGGCTGGGCGTGCTGGCGCTGGTCGGAGCAGCGATCGTGATCGCGCTCGCCTGGCTCAACGAGCAGGTAACCCGCGACCGCCTGCAGCGCGCCAATGAGGCCGCCGGCCGGGCCTATGCCGATTTCGAGACGATTGTCGGCTCGGCCGACGTCGTCCGCGCGCTCGGGATGCGCGAGGCGATGGTGGCCAGCCACCTGTCGCAGCGCTCGACCATGATGCGGCTGCAGACCGACGCCAGCATGGCCGCGAGCGGGGTGACCACTGCTTCCAAGACCTTCCGCCAGTTGCTCCAGTCGCTCGCGCTCGGGATCGGCGCACTGCTCGCGATCGACGGCAAGATCAGCCCGGGCGCGATCTTCGCCGGCTCGCTGATTGTCGGCCGTGCGCTATCGCCGATCGACCAGCTGGTCGGCAACTGGCGCACCATCCTGTCGGCGCGCGGCGCCTGGCGAACGCTCAACCGCCTGCTCGACGAGACCCCGCCCGAGTTCGCGCACACCCAGCTGCCGCGTCCGGCCGGCCGGCTCGAGGTCGAGCAGCTCCACGTCTTCTCACCGACCCGCGAACCCATTCTCAACAACATCAGCTTCGAGATACCCGCTGGCGAAGTCGTCGCGATCGTCGGACCGAGTGGGGCGGGCAAGTCGACGCTGGTGCGGGCGCTCGCCGGCGCGGTCTCGACCGAGCATGGCGTGATCCGCTTCGACGGCGCCGATCAGCGCAATTGGGATCCCGAGCGCCTGGCCGAGCATGTCGGCTTCATGCCGCAGGAAGCCGCGCTATTCAGCGGGACGATCAAGGAGAATATCGCCCGCTTCCGCAATCGGCTCGGCGAGGATCGCGGGCTGATCGACACCGACGTCATCGCCGCCGCCACCGCGGCCGGCGCGCATGACCTCATCCAGCGACTGCCCGGCGGCTATGACACGATGCTCGGGCTGGGCGGGCAGGGGCTGTCGGCCGGGCAAAGTCAGCGGGTCGCCTTGGCGCGCGCGCTGTTCCGCGGGCCGGCGGTGCTGATCCTCGACGAACCAAATTCCAACCTCGACGCCGAAGGTGACCATGAACTCGCCCGCTGCCTTGAGCTGGCCAAGAACAACGGCACCACGGTGATCCTGGTGGCGCACCGGATGAGTATGTTGCCGATCGTCGACCGGCTGATGGTGATCCAGGCGGGCCGGCTTGCGGCCTACGGTCCGCGCGACGAGGTGCTGGCCAAGATCGCGCCCCCGCGGCAGCCGATCGCGGCCCAACAGAAGGGAGCGGCTTCCTGA
- a CDS encoding Ig-like domain-containing protein — protein sequence MGTISAMDAAWKPVNIGAGGWITSIDIAPDGTMVGRTDTYGAYLWNGTAWTQIVTVASMPAGTFYSAGVYELRVSASNSNIFYMEMGDGIYKSVDKGQNWVKTTFPVITDLPNQDNRMNGQKMAIDPTNPNIVYAGTQHDGLWVTRDGGSTWQKISAVPQGTNTGDTGLTGITIQGSTVYVGTAGSGVYASTDNGTTWKAIGGPTDIATAAITASGDYYATGNSDQSLWKFSHGTWTKLISGSVHAVAIDPFDQNHIVVTTPGGSIQDSRDGGATWSGWIWNSSLDATNDVKWLDQSGNYMSSGAIVFDPKVPGQLWQSAGVGVWSTTLPDHSMTWSDSVAWHSHSMGIEQLVANEIIAGAGGDPVFASWDRAFFDVTNPDAYPTTYSGGDFSAGWSIDYASSTPSFMVGISDWFGVENSGFSADGGKTWQKFEGLPTWAKDTVGGSIAAASTTNFIWVAAGNQPPAYTLDGGKTWTNISVPGISDWSKVFPSYYLSRTVITADRVLPNTFYFYDTNSGVYKSSDGGASWTKVFSGQVEDWSYWNAKMEAVPGSAGELFFTSGPQGSDGTVQPGMLPLMHSKDGGATWQQVANVSATTFGYGAAATPGGPATVFVVGTVSGKYGIWYSSDDGNSWTQIGDHPMGSLDGVKLVSGDMDQFGRVYIGFGGSGYAYLDINGSSGTQPAVTAPSNTTPTTQASIVNATDDAHNVTLATGALTNDKTPVLHGILSAALSSDQSLAVYRDGVKIGVAAISGSGWSITDPGASDGSHNYTVRVESTSGLNGVFSPAFNLRVDATAPTQNVSVSSAVDDFGSVTGTLASGATTDDHSPLIRGTVSAALGSDEQLIVYRDGVRLGAATVSGSGWSYADSNVADGQHSYVARVEDAAGNQGAAATAFALQVKSVAPTEVSLIKLAVDDFGSMKGNLLTGATTDDTSPLLKGTLSSSLSTGEQLVIYRDGVRIGAASVTGTDWSFADKGVGKGAHVYTSQVEDSAGQHSVTSAGFYLTISTQKGVKAAVMSSYTVTTAADSTIAGGDTGHVSKLALAASQLFDTSSLIGTTLVSADHLVSTTTISEPVVSLKYSDPLTVTAVTDVDAGSMLHQSVTTAGIDLIGSGHSPIGHHWLAY from the coding sequence ATGGGTACGATTTCCGCAATGGATGCTGCCTGGAAGCCGGTGAATATCGGTGCGGGTGGGTGGATCACCAGCATCGACATTGCTCCGGACGGGACGATGGTCGGGCGTACCGACACTTATGGCGCCTACCTGTGGAATGGCACGGCCTGGACCCAGATCGTCACTGTTGCCAGTATGCCCGCAGGCACCTTCTATTCGGCTGGCGTGTACGAATTGAGGGTCTCGGCAAGCAATTCGAACATCTTCTACATGGAGATGGGTGACGGCATCTACAAAAGCGTCGACAAGGGTCAGAACTGGGTCAAGACCACCTTCCCAGTCATCACCGACCTGCCCAATCAGGACAACCGGATGAATGGCCAGAAGATGGCCATCGATCCGACCAATCCCAATATCGTCTATGCGGGTACCCAGCATGACGGCCTGTGGGTTACGCGCGACGGCGGTTCGACCTGGCAGAAGATTTCGGCGGTTCCACAGGGCACGAACACCGGCGATACCGGGCTGACCGGGATCACCATCCAAGGCTCGACTGTTTATGTCGGCACTGCTGGGAGCGGGGTTTACGCAAGCACCGACAACGGCACCACCTGGAAGGCGATCGGTGGCCCGACTGACATCGCCACGGCGGCGATCACCGCCAGCGGCGACTATTATGCGACCGGCAATTCCGATCAGTCGCTCTGGAAATTCTCCCATGGCACTTGGACCAAGCTGATCAGCGGCAGTGTCCACGCCGTGGCCATCGACCCGTTCGATCAGAATCACATTGTGGTCACCACGCCGGGCGGCAGCATCCAGGACAGCAGGGACGGGGGCGCGACCTGGAGCGGATGGATCTGGAATTCTTCGCTCGACGCCACCAACGACGTCAAATGGCTCGATCAGAGCGGCAACTACATGTCGTCCGGCGCAATCGTTTTCGACCCGAAAGTGCCGGGCCAGCTCTGGCAATCGGCTGGCGTCGGCGTCTGGTCCACCACACTGCCCGATCACTCCATGACGTGGAGCGACAGCGTAGCCTGGCATTCCCATAGCATGGGGATTGAGCAACTGGTCGCTAACGAGATCATCGCCGGTGCCGGTGGCGATCCGGTATTCGCCTCGTGGGATCGCGCGTTCTTCGATGTGACGAACCCTGACGCGTATCCGACGACCTATAGCGGCGGCGACTTTTCGGCCGGTTGGTCGATCGATTACGCCTCGAGCACACCCTCCTTCATGGTCGGCATCTCGGACTGGTTTGGGGTGGAGAATTCCGGCTTCTCGGCGGATGGCGGAAAAACTTGGCAGAAGTTCGAAGGTCTTCCGACTTGGGCAAAAGACACGGTGGGTGGCAGCATCGCTGCGGCCTCGACCACCAACTTCATCTGGGTAGCGGCGGGCAATCAGCCGCCGGCTTACACCCTTGATGGCGGCAAGACCTGGACCAACATCAGCGTTCCGGGGATTTCCGACTGGAGCAAGGTCTTTCCGTCTTACTACCTGAGCCGCACGGTGATCACGGCCGATCGCGTCTTGCCGAACACCTTCTATTTCTACGACACCAACAGCGGTGTCTATAAGTCGTCGGACGGTGGCGCGAGCTGGACCAAGGTGTTCAGCGGGCAGGTTGAGGACTGGTCCTACTGGAATGCCAAGATGGAAGCAGTCCCGGGATCGGCCGGTGAACTGTTCTTCACGTCAGGGCCGCAGGGAAGCGACGGCACTGTTCAGCCGGGCATGTTGCCCCTGATGCATTCGAAGGACGGTGGTGCGACTTGGCAGCAAGTCGCCAACGTCTCGGCGACGACGTTCGGCTATGGCGCGGCGGCGACGCCGGGAGGGCCAGCCACTGTCTTTGTTGTCGGCACCGTTAGCGGCAAATACGGCATCTGGTATTCGAGCGACGACGGCAACAGCTGGACTCAGATCGGCGACCACCCGATGGGCAGCCTTGACGGCGTCAAGCTAGTGTCGGGCGACATGGACCAGTTCGGTCGGGTCTACATCGGCTTCGGTGGGTCGGGTTACGCCTACCTCGATATCAACGGCTCGTCGGGCACCCAGCCAGCGGTGACCGCTCCGAGCAACACGACGCCCACCACGCAGGCGTCGATCGTCAATGCCACCGACGACGCGCACAACGTTACCTTGGCGACCGGGGCGCTGACCAACGACAAGACTCCGGTGCTCCACGGCATTTTGTCGGCGGCCCTGTCCAGCGACCAGTCGCTGGCGGTTTATCGTGACGGGGTGAAGATTGGCGTGGCCGCCATCAGCGGATCCGGCTGGTCGATCACCGATCCGGGGGCGAGCGACGGAAGCCATAATTACACCGTGCGGGTGGAATCGACGAGCGGTCTCAACGGAGTGTTCTCACCGGCGTTCAACCTGCGCGTCGACGCCACCGCGCCGACCCAGAATGTCTCGGTCTCGTCGGCCGTAGACGATTTTGGCTCAGTCACCGGCACCCTCGCCAGCGGCGCCACGACTGACGACCATTCGCCGCTGATCCGGGGAACCGTTTCTGCGGCGCTGGGCTCGGACGAGCAGCTGATCGTTTACCGCGACGGCGTCCGCCTCGGCGCTGCAACGGTATCGGGCAGCGGCTGGTCCTACGCCGACAGCAACGTCGCCGACGGCCAGCACAGCTATGTTGCGCGGGTCGAGGATGCCGCCGGCAACCAGGGTGCGGCGGCCACCGCCTTCGCGCTGCAGGTCAAGAGCGTGGCGCCGACCGAGGTGTCTCTGATCAAGTTGGCAGTCGACGACTTCGGCTCGATGAAGGGCAATCTGCTGACCGGCGCAACAACCGACGATACCTCGCCGTTGCTCAAGGGCACGCTTTCCTCGTCGCTCAGCACCGGTGAGCAGCTGGTCATCTATCGTGACGGGGTGCGCATCGGCGCGGCCAGCGTGACGGGGACCGACTGGAGCTTCGCCGATAAGGGGGTCGGCAAGGGCGCCCATGTCTACACCAGCCAGGTCGAGGATTCGGCAGGACAGCACAGCGTGACTTCCGCCGGCTTCTATCTGACGATCTCGACCCAGAAGGGGGTCAAGGCCGCGGTGATGAGCAGCTATACGGTGACCACGGCGGCCGACAGCACGATCGCCGGCGGGGACACCGGCCATGTCAGCAAGCTGGCCCTGGCTGCCAGCCAGCTGTTCGACACCAGCTCGCTGATTGGGACCACGCTGGTCTCGGCCGACCATCTCGTTTCGACGACCACGATCAGCGAGCCGGTGGTGTCGCTCAAGTACAGTGATCCGCTGACGGTTACCGCGGTGACCGATGTCGATGCGGGCTCGATGCTCCACCAGAGTGTCACGACCGCGGGAATCGACCTTATCGGCAGTGGGCACAGTCCGATCGGCCATCACTGGTTGGCTTATTGA
- a CDS encoding acyl-CoA dehydrogenase — MLKPVDPALAHEPTLLPFDWQDPFALEEQLTDEERLVRDSAAAFAAEKLRPRVTDAFLNETFDRSLLSEMGEMGLLGPTIPTEYGGAGLGYVAYGLIAREIERVDSGYRSVMSVQSSLVMYPIFAYGSEAQRQKYLPGLASGALVGCFGLTEPDAGSDPGGMRTRAEKIDGGYRLSGAKMWISNAPVADVFVIWAKSDAHGGKIRGFVLEKGMAGLSAPTVKQKLSLRASITGEVVMDGVEVGEDALLPNVEGLKGPFGCLNRARYGIGWGSMGAAEACFHAARQYTLDRHQFGRPLAATQLVQLKLANMVTEITLGLQAALRVGRRLEAGELIPETISLIKRNNVGKALDIARVARDMHGGNGISAEFHVMRHSMNLETVNTYEGTHDVHALILGRAITGLSAF; from the coding sequence ATGCTGAAGCCCGTCGACCCCGCCCTCGCCCACGAGCCCACCCTGCTGCCGTTCGATTGGCAGGATCCGTTCGCCCTCGAAGAGCAATTGACCGACGAGGAGCGGCTGGTTCGGGACAGCGCCGCCGCGTTCGCGGCCGAGAAATTGCGCCCGCGCGTGACCGACGCGTTTCTCAACGAGACATTCGATCGCTCGCTGCTGAGCGAGATGGGCGAGATGGGCCTGCTCGGGCCGACCATCCCGACCGAATATGGCGGCGCCGGGCTCGGCTACGTTGCCTACGGCCTCATCGCCCGCGAGATCGAGCGGGTCGACAGCGGCTATCGCTCGGTGATGAGCGTCCAGAGCTCGCTCGTCATGTATCCGATCTTCGCCTACGGCTCGGAAGCGCAGCGGCAGAAGTATCTCCCCGGCCTTGCCAGCGGGGCGCTGGTCGGCTGCTTTGGCCTGACCGAACCCGACGCCGGCTCCGACCCCGGCGGGATGCGCACCCGCGCTGAAAAGATCGACGGGGGCTACCGCCTGTCGGGCGCCAAGATGTGGATCTCCAACGCCCCAGTCGCCGATGTTTTCGTCATCTGGGCCAAGTCCGACGCCCACGGCGGCAAGATCCGCGGCTTCGTCCTCGAAAAGGGCATGGCCGGCCTGTCCGCCCCGACCGTCAAGCAGAAGCTGTCCCTGCGTGCCTCGATCACCGGTGAGGTGGTGATGGATGGCGTCGAGGTCGGTGAGGACGCACTGCTCCCCAACGTCGAGGGCCTAAAGGGGCCATTCGGCTGCCTCAACCGCGCGCGCTACGGCATTGGTTGGGGCAGTATGGGGGCGGCCGAGGCCTGCTTCCACGCCGCGCGGCAATACACGCTCGATCGCCACCAATTCGGCCGCCCACTCGCCGCCACCCAGCTCGTCCAACTCAAACTCGCCAACATGGTGACCGAGATCACGCTCGGCCTCCAGGCCGCGCTGCGGGTCGGCCGGCGCCTCGAAGCCGGCGAGCTCATCCCCGAGACGATCAGTCTCATCAAGCGCAACAACGTCGGCAAGGCGCTCGACATCGCCCGGGTCGCTCGCGACATGCACGGGGGCAACGGAATCAGCGCCGAATTCCACGTCATGCGGCACTCGATGAACCTCGAGACGGTCAACACTTACGAGGGCACCCACGACGTCCACGCGCTCATTCTTGGCCGCGCTATTACAGGGCTGAGCGCGTTTTAG